The uncultured Methanobrevibacter sp. sequence GATTGGTATTCTGGAATTTATTGAAGGCTTAGTTGAAATGGCCGGAGAACATCTGGAAGATATTTTCATTGGTTTTACTCACCTGCAGCATGCTCAGCCAATTACAATTGCTCATCATTTAATGGCTCATGTTCAGGCACTTAAAAGGGATTATGAACGTTTGGAAGACACTTATAAACGTGTTAACATAAATCCGTTAGGTTCTGCTGCTATGGCTACCACCAGTTTTCCAATAAACAGACAGTTGACTACTGATTTGCTTGGATTTGATTCATATATGGAAAATTCAATGGATGGGGTCTCTGCACGTGACTTTATTACAGAAACAGTCTTTGATTTAGTGTCTTTATCATCAACTCTTGCAAAAATATGTGAAGAGCTGGTTTTATGGAGTACTTATGAATTCGGTGTTATTGATATGGCTGATGAATATTCATCAACTTCTTCTATTATGCCTCAAAAGAAAAATCCTGATGTAGCAGAACTTGCAAGAGGAAAAACAAGCATTGCTACAGGTGAGCTCATTACTATTTTAACAATACTTAAGGCAATTCCATACACATATAATAGGGATTTGCAGGAAATTACTCCTCATTTATGGAATGCCGTTAAAGTAACAAGAGAAACTTTATCAATTGTAACTAAAATGCTGCTTTCAGTTGAATTTAAAGTTGACAGATGCGCTGAACTTGCAGGCAAAAACTTTGCAACAGCAACTGATCTTGCAGATATCATGGTTCGTGAAAAACAGATTCCATTCAGAACCGCTCATAAAATTGTTGGAAGAATTGTTAATGAAGCTACTTCCAATGATATGGCAGAAGAGGATATCACTTCCAAATTCATTGATGATATAGCTGTTGAATTAGGTTTTGATGAATTGAATCTTGCTGATGAACTGATTCAAAAAGCTTTAAATCCTGCTGAAAATGTAAGAATCAGAGCTGTTCCTGGAGGACCTGCTCCGGAAATGGTTGAAATTGCACGCAGCAAAATTAAAGTATTCTTAAATGAAGAATTTGAGAAAAAAGGAATTTAACTAATTTTCCTTTTTATTTTTTTGTGATTTTATGAATTTAAAAAATATTTTTGTTATTTTAACTATTTTGATTTTAATTTTCAGTGCTTCAGCTGTTTTTGCTGAAAGTTTCAGTTTAAAAAACACTACTTTTGAAGTTCCTCAGGGTTATTCCATTAACAAAACTGGCGATCTTTCTGTAAGACTTGTTAACAATAATAATACCGAGTCCACTATTTTTGTTAGCGTAACTAACTTCACAGATACCAATGCTTCAATTTCAAGCAGGCAGGTTTCAGGTTTTAAGTTTTTAGCTGAAGAAAATTTCCTTACAGATAATAATGTCTCTGTAAATCAGCAGAATTACATGAAAAATGAAACTTATTATTCCTATTATTCATTTGAGGTAAATGGCACAGGTTATCAGATAGGTTATATTTTCCCTGTTCATGGTGATTCCGTTCAGGGTGATGGAAATCCGGTCATGAAAATAATTGAATCAATTTAGTTTAGGTATGCCTAAACTTTATATACTCTAACGAACAAAATATTATTGTGGATATGATCTTCGGATTATTGAAGCAAGATTTTAAAAATAGTGATGTTTTTAGGATACTTGTTAATAGTTCCTCAATGAATTCAATAAGTAAGCTCAGCTCCTATTAATATCACTATTTTAATTTTATCTTCTTTTTTTAGAGCTAGCTTTATTTAAAAATAAGTTAATAATTTCTATTTTGTTTTATAAAAGCTCCAGATTAAATCCAATGCTTCTCCTGGCTCCAGGGCTCCTGAACGTGTTTCTCTTAAAATTCTTTGTATTGAAAATTTTTTCATATGTGGAAATTTCCTGTGAACTTCATAAAGCAGCGGACAGCCGAATCCTTTGAATGTCTTTAAATCATAGTTTTTGATTAAGGATTTTATCTCTTGCTTGCCAACACTTAAACTTGCGGGAAGGTTCAGTCGATATAATGAATCATCCTGAAGATTGATGCATTGACTGCCTGTTGCAAGCATATCTCCGAAGATAATTATAGGAATTTCTTTATCTTTCGCATATCTCTTGACCAGTTCACCTGTGTTTTTGGAACATCTTCCGCAGGGATGGAGTTTTCCTGTAAAGGATTCCTGGATAACGTCTGAATAGTCGGATGAGATATATTCATGCTCAACATCCAGTGAATCGATTAATGTTTGAATATTTTTTTTAAACTGGTTGGGCAGTATTATGGTTCCCGGATCAACGGTAACCGCAACAGGATTGAAACCCAGTTTTTTAGCTAAAATAAGTGAAAAACTGCTGTCAACACCTCCTGAAAGTGCAACAACAGCTTCAGTATCTGGAGATTCATCAAAGATGTTTTCATTAAAGTAATTTTCAAAGTTAAAACTGTAGATATTTTCCAGTTTATTGTCTATAACTTTCCTGAGGTTTTCAAGGCCTGTCAAATTCAAATCAAGATTGTCTATTGTCTTTCCGGAGAGTTTAAGTTTGTAGTTTTTGTTTAAAAAGTCCCCGTAAGATTCGACATGTATACTTTCAAGACCTAACTTTTCTCTGAGTTTGCCAACTACCCAGCCACCTTTACCTATAATGGCTGACTTGTCAGGTCTGTCTTCAGTTATAATCCATAATTCATTGTTTTTAAAGTAAATCTCTTCAATGAAAATGTTTACTTTGTCATGACCGATATCCTCACGGATTCTGTTTACTTCATCTAAAATGAATTCCTTTGTATACATTATAATTAATTATGATACAACTACCTTAAATAATAAACTTTTTAGAAGCTTAACTTCCTCTTTAGTCATATTTGATGTAACTTTTATTTCCCAGTCGTTTATTATTTTAATAAGTTCATCAGTCTTTTCAACACCCTTGTCTGTAAGCTCAACTATCTTCTGGCGTCTGTTGTCAGGATTTTCATGTCTTGTTATATATCCTAAATCTTCAAACTTTCTTAAAAGTTTAGCGGTATAACCTTCGCTGACCTTGAATAATTCCACCAGTTCCTTCTGGGTTGTTTTTTCGCTGAAACGGACTCTTATTAAAAAAGGGATTTCTGCACGGGTTATTTCTGTTTCATCTAATATTTCCTTAATATATCTGCCGTAATTTGCAATCATTTCTTCCACGTAGTGGTAAATGAAGATGTTTTCTGTATTTTCCTTTTGAAATTGCTCGGGTAATGTCATTTTTATCCCTCAATAGTGTATCTGTTTGTTCTAATAAATATTAATATCAAATCGATTATCATAACTGCTATTGCTGCAAGCATCACATACTGAACGCCCATTCCTGCAACAACTGCTCCGGCTATTGTTGTTCCTAAAGTGACCCCTACATTTCCCATACTTAAAAATATTCCGTTTGCAAATTCCGGTGCGTCCGGTGCTGCTGATACCATCCAGTACTGGGCAATGTCGTTTCCGATACCCGCAAGCAGTCCCCAGAATATCATAAGTATTATTATAGGTATTTTAACTCCGCTTAACATAAACACTCCAACCATCAATATTGAAAATATTATAGGGAATGTCAGTACTGTAGTTTTAGTTTTTGAATTGAGCAGTTTGGCTCCAAGCCAGTTTCCGACTATTGAAGCAACTCCGTAAATGAATAATACCAAACTTAATTCAGTTCCGATTATATTTGTCAGGCTGTTTAAAAACTCTGAAATGTATGAGTATGCAGTATACATTCCCCCATTCAGGAATATGACTCCTAAAACGGATATGATAAATACTCCTGTTGTTGCCACTTTAACCTGATTTCCGTAAGACTGCTCTTTTCCTGGAAGTGCCGGGAAGAAAATTACAGTAGCTATAAGTGCAATGAATGTCACAAGAGCGAACCAGAGCATTGAAAACTGATATCCGAAGTTTGTTGCAACAAATGTGGTAATAGGAACACCAACAATCATCCCTGCAGACACTCCCATTATGACTTTGCTTACTGCATCCTGAGCTTTTTCAGGCTCTACTATTTCTGCCGCTACGGTCAGGGCAAGACCGCAGTAGATCGGATGGAAGATTGCAGGAATTATTCTGCATATTAACGCAATGTTAAAGTCGGATACAAATGCTCCGACTGTTGAAAATACTGTAAACACGGCCAAAACCAGTATGAAACTTTTTTTGCGGTCAAACTTTGAAAAGACCAGGGGCATGAATATTCCGCAGACTGCTATTGTCAGTGCAAAGAGACTTACAAAGAGCCCTGCCTGTGTGATGTCTACGCTGAAATACTCTGCAATCTGAGGCAGTATTCCCACCACTCCCATTTCGGTACTTAAAACTCCAAAAGTACCTAACATCATAATGTATATTATTAAATTTTCATTTTTCATTTATAATCTCCAATACTTTCACTAGATAACTCTTTCATTAGGAAAGATTTATATACTATAATTTATAATTTACTATTATATAAAAGTTTAGGTGAAATCATGGAATATGTAAAATTATCAAACGGTGTTGAAATCCCTCAACTAGGATTCGGTGTATTTCAAGTACCTCCTCAGGAAACAAAAGAAATAGTCAAAAAAGCAATTGAAGCAGGATACAGACACTTTGATACCGCACAGGCATACTCAATGAAGAAGGTGTAGGTGAAGCAATTGCTGAAAGCGGAATTGACCGTGGCGAATTTTTCATAACCACAAAAGTATGGCATTCCCATCACGGATATGAAAAAACAAAAGAAGCATGTGAAGAATCCCTAAAAAAACTTCAGACTGACTACATTGATCTGTATCTGATTCATCAAAACATTGGTGATGTATTCGGAACATGGAGAGCAATGGAAGAGCTTTATGAAGAAGGTAAAGTAAAAGCTATTGGTGTGTGCAACTTCACAGAAACCCGTTTTACAAATTTAGCTATTCACAACAAAGTCAAACCGATGGTAAATCAGATTGAAATCAATCCGTTCTACCAGCAGCAGGGAACCGAAGATTTCCATGAAAAATTTGGTGCAAAAATAGAGTCATGGGGGCCTCTGGCTGAAGGAAGAGACGGCATATTTAAAAATCCTGTTTTATCCGAAATCGGTGAAAAATACAATAAATCCGTTGCACAGGTAATCATAAGATGGATCATTCAAAGAGGAATAATCGTATTTCCTAAATCCGCAAAACCTGAAAGGATGGCAGAAAACTTTAATGTATTTGACTTTGAACTGACTAGCGAAGATATGGAAAAAATTAAAGAACTTGAAACCGGTGAGCCGATAGCATACATTGACACACCGCAGTTTATAGAATCAATTTCACAATTCGGGGTATAAAAATGAATTTCGATTTAAATGACAATAAGGAAGTAGTTGTGCTTTTAGGCGCAGGAGACATGGGACTTGCAATAATCAAAAGAATTTCAGCAGGTAAAAAAATACTGCTTGCTGATATCAATGAGGAAAAACTTAAAACCTTAAAACATGACATGATCTATTCCGGTTATGATGTGGAAACTCAGCTAACAGATGCAATGGATAGAGATTCCATCAAAGCATTGGCTGAAAAGGCAGCTTCCCTTGGTCCGGTAATGTATTTCATTGACACAGCAGGCGCATCACCTAACCAGGCAGCTCCGGAACATATCATAAACCTTGATTTGATCGGAACATCCTATGCGCTTGATGAATTCGGAAAAGTGATGGCAAGAGGAGGTTCAGGACTGATTATATCTTCCATGACAGGTTACATGCCTTCACCTCTTACAAAAGAGGATGAACGCCTCCTTAGAGTAACACCAACAGATGAACTCAAAGATTTGGACTGTCTAAGTGAAGAGGTTATTGTAAATTCAGGCGTTGCATACGTTGTATCCAAAAGAGCAAACCACCTAAGAGTACAGTATGCATCAGCAGACTCATGGGCAGAACGTGGGGCAAGAATCAATACAATCAGTCCGGGAATTATTGTAACTCCTTTAGCTTACGATGAATTTGAAGCTAACGGTGAAGGATATCAGGCTATGATTGATGTTTGCGGAGCAAAAAGAGTCGGAACATCAGATGAAATTGCATATGCTGCAGAATTCCTGTTAAGCGAAAAAGCAGGATTCATTACCGGAATGGATTTGCTCATTGACGGCGGTACAATCGCTGCAATCAACAGTGGAAAAATGGATATTCAAATCCAATAATTTTTCCATTACTTTTTTTAATTTTAAACTCCTAATATTTAGTTAAGGAGATTGATTATGGAATATCGTGAATTAGGAAACACTGGCATCAAAGTATCAGAAATTGCTTTCGGTGCAGAATTTTTAGTAGAAAGACCTTATGAAGATACAGAAGAATTGATTAAGGCATGTGAAGCTAACGGTATTAATTTTGTAGACTGCTGGATGAGTGAACCTGATGTACGCTCACATTTGGGCAGGGCAATTAAACCTAACCGTGAAAACTGGGTCATACAGGGACATATCGGAGCAACCTGGCAGAACAACCAGTATGTCAGAACCCGTGAAATGGATAAGGTAATTCCGGCATTTGAAGATTTTATGGAAAGATTTCAAATAGACACACTTGATTTCGGTATGATTCACTATGTCGACCAGATGGAAGACTATGATGAAATAATGAACGGTCCGTTTATTGAATATGTCAGAAAACTGAAAGAGGAAGGTACAATTGCACACATCGGACTGAGCACTCACAATCCTGACATTGGAATTTTAGCAGCTGAAAATCCTGAAATTGAACTTTTGATGTTTTCAATCAACCCTGCATATGACATGTTTGGTTCAATGCCAGATATCGAAGAATACAGAAAGGATGATGCATATGATGAATCATTCTTTGGTTTAAATCCTCAAAGAGCTGAAATTTATGAGTTATGTGAGAAAAACGGCACTGCAATAACAGTAATGAAAGGATTTGCCGGTGGGAATCTGCTTTCAGATGAAACTTCCCCGTTCGGGGTAGCATTAACTCCAGTTCAGTGTATACACTACTGTCTTGAACAGAAAGGAGTTTCAAGCATATTTGTCGGTGTAAAAACAGTTGAAGAACTTGAAGAATCCCTTAAATATTGTGATGCAGGTGAAGCTGAAAAGGATTATGCTGAAGTATTGAAAAATGCTCCGAAACACTCCTTTGAAGGGCAATGCACCTACTGCGGTCATTGTGCACCATGCACTTCTGAAATCGATATTGCAATGGTTAACAAGTTGTATGATCTGGCTAAAAATAAGGATGAAGTTCCGGCAAGTGTTCAGGAGCACTATAACAATTTAAAATTCAATGCAACTGAATGTATCGCATGCGGTGACTGTGAACCGAGATGTCCGTTCAATGTTCGCATTGTTGATGTGATGCTGGATGCACAGGATTTATTTGGCTTTTAATATTATTGTTAATAGATTATAATGGGATATCCTCATAATCTATTTCCATTCCCATCATATGGTATAATGCATAAACTGCATCTTTGCCCTGCATTGGAAAAGTTTCTTTAAAATCTTTAACAATTTTATCTATTTCCTCCAAATCATTTATTCTTTTTTTTACATGTGTATTCAATACTTTTTGTCATGGTGATACTCCTTTTTGGTTAATTGTATAGAATTTAGTTTTTTTATCGTTAATATATTTTGATAATAATTTTCCATATATTTCATCGCATTCATCGTCAATTTTTTGAATATTATCGAATTTTGAACGTGCTTCTGTTAAAGCAATCTTAAAATATATTTTTGAGATTAATTTCAATTCAAAGGTTAATGTTTCATCGTTAATTTTTCCTTTCAAAATCCACAAACAATCTTTCGCAGCTATCAATTCATAATCTTCCCATTCTCTTGAAAAAATTCCGAAGTTTTTATCTGATGGTGAGTGTACATATATTTTGTAGGGTTATGATTTTAAAATGCTCCAAAACATTTATTTAAGACCAATGCACTTTTTGTGGTCATTGTGCTCCGTGTACTTCTGAAATTGATATTGCAATGGTTAACAAGTTGTATGATTTGGCTAAAAATAAGGATGAAGTTCCGGCAAGTGTTCAGGAGCATTATAACAATTTAAAATTCGATGTAACTGAATGTATAGCTTGTGGTAACTGTGAACCTAGATGTCCGTTCAATGTTCGCATTGTTGATGTGATGTTGGATGCACAGGATTTATTGGGAAATATTATTGCTTTCTTTTTTTTAATTATTAACCTTGTAGAAACCATTTTTAAAATACCTGAATTGCTCTGTAAACGTTATATAATACATCTTTGAGTTTTGTTTCTTTATTTTGAAGTTTTGTGCTTCTACTATAGTTTCCTCCGTTGAATCTTCTTTTGATTACCGATATAACACTTTCTACATTCATTCTTCTAGCATATACGTCGTGCCAGAAGATTGTTGAACTATTTAGCCTATAATGTCCAGTTTTTGCTCGTGTTTTTAATGGAATTTGGTCGAATGCACCTACTTCTTCATTTATGCATTTTCTTATCGCTTCTGTATCATATGCTCTGTCTGCTAGTATGTAATGTGGTTTATAGGGTTTTAATTGTCTTATGGATGCTATTGCGAATTGTGTATCATATTTTGGACCTCTATTTGCTGTGTAATTTAGGATCATTCTTGTGTCGACATCAATTGCAATATGGTTTTTTATGTAGCTTTTTCGGCATTTGCCTCTTATTTTTGCGTAATAATGGTCTGCATAGTCACTTGTGTGTCCTGTTCCATCCATTGCTACCAATTCACAATCAATAGGATGTATAAATAATAATAAATTGTTTAAATCTTTTAATTTTGTATCTGACATTCTTACAAAGAATTTTTGGATTGTAGTGTAGTGAGGTAGCTTGTTAAGTTTCAAATATTTGGTTATTTTATCAGAAACATCCAAAATTTCAATTATTTCGCGATAAGTTGTTTTTAAATAAGTTTTCAATGCCAAAATAGTGAATAATTGATGTTGATTATAAAAATGATTGCTATAATCACAGGAATACCTTGGAAATATCCATCTTGCATAGTTAAAGGTTAATTCAACAAAGTTAAGCAACCTATTTTGATTTTGACCAATTTTAAATAGTTTTTCTTCTTGAGTTTTTCCACCAAGTTCAAGTCCAAAATCCAAAAGGTTTAAATGTCTAGAATTCAAATAATAATATGGAGAATAGTTTATTTTAGCGTACATATTAATAATTATTCTCCATTCTACTATTTATAAATTATTATCGGGTTTTTTAATCAATAGCAAGTGTTATTTCAAGTGTAAAAAAATTAAAGACATTAAATCGATTAAAATTAAAATCCAAGCATTTTACTAAAAATTTTTTCACGAAGAACAAAATCAACTGTAAAATAAAAAGAACAAAAAACATGTCAAAATCAAAAATAAGGAAAATATATGAGTTATTTAGTCAAAAACAGCAAAAACATCGATATTCACATAAATTTTGACATGGTTTCTACAAGATTTAATTATTCATTAAATAGTTCATTTAAACTTATATTAATTCCACTAAATTTAAAGATATCTTGAATTTCTTTTTTTAATTCTAGTTCATAGTTTTCCCCAATGTTTTTATGGAATTCATTTAATTCTTCTTGAGAAAGTATTCCTTTTTTAAATGGAATGCATTCGACAGTTATTTCAGTCATGTTCATACTCCTTTTTAGTTAATTGTATTTTATTTATGTTTTTATTATTAATATATGTAGATAGTAGATATCCATATTTTTCATCACAAATGTCTTCTATTTCTTGTATATTTTCACTTTTTGTTTTTGAATAATTAAATGCAAGGTTAAATAGTGATTTTGAAATTACCTTTAATTCAAAATATAATTTCTCATCTTTAACCTTTCCTTTTAATATCCATAATCCATTCCATCCGGCTATTAGTTCGTAATCTTCAAAATTCCTTGGAAAATACTAAAGTTTTGAGGTGATGGCGGAGTATAAACAGATTTGTGATGATTATGAATTGAAGCAACATTATGGCCTTTAAATTCATTTTCTTTTAATTCAATTTTCACTTTATTTATTTCGCCTATTTTACATTTCAGAATTTCTCCTGTTGTATAATCAAAATACAGCAATATTTCATAGTTTAAATCAATTGTTTTTCTAATAAATTCATCAACAACTTTAAATGCTTCATCACTAAATTCTGGGGGTAAATCTGATTTTTTAATTAATGGTGCATCGTTTAATTTTAATTTAACATATTTTTCGCAGTCAGTCTGTTTAATCAGCACTAATACCAATATCATCATTAAAAATATTTTTTTAAATTTCATATCTTTAAATTAGTTTTAATAAGATATAAATCAGTATTTTTTAAATTAAATAGAAATTAATTTAATAAATGAATTTTTGATATCAATTTAACTAGTTTAATGCAATTTTACTTAGTTATTACAATTTTCATTTGTGTTAAGAAATGCTTTAATATTATGTTGACATAACTATTAATGATTATTATGGCATATGAATTTAAAAACAAAAAAAATATATCAACAATTGGTGTGCATGCAGGCCAGGAAGAAGTGGATGAAACCGGCTCAAGAGTAACTCCGATTTATCAAACAACATCTTATGTATTTGACTCACCTGAACAGGCTGCAAACAGATTTGCACTTACAGAAGCAGGAAACATTTACACAAGACTGAACAATCCTACTACTGAAGCATTTGAAAAAAGAATGGCTGCAATTGAAGGGGGATCAGCAGCTTATGCGACTGCTTCAGGAATGGCCGCTATTTTTTATGCAATCATTAACCTGACCTGTGTTGGAGACAATATCGTTTCAGCAGATAATCTCTACGGGGGAACATATGAGCTATTTGAAAATACTTTAGAAGAACTTGGCCGTAGCGTAACATTTGTTGACTCACAGTCTCCGGAACTCTTTGAAGAAGCTATCAATGATAAGACAAAAGCAATTTATGTCGAGTCAATCGGAAATCCTAAACTGGACATTCCGGACTTTGACAGATTGGCTGAAATCGCACATTCTCACGGTATTCCATTAATTGCTGATAATACTGTCGGTATCGGTTCTGTAAGACCATTTGACCATGGTGCAGATATCATAGCATCATCTGCAACCAAATACATTGGCGGTCATGGTACTACATTAGGAGGAATTGTCATTGAAAAAGGTGACTTTGACTGGACGGGTGGCAAATTCCCGACATTGTCCGAACCTGATGACACCTACAATGGATTAATTTTTGCAGAAACCTTCGGTGAAGCCGCATTTACAACAAGACTTAGAACAGTTGTCGGAAGAGATACTGGTGCTGTTCCTTCTCCGTTCAATTCATTTTTACTGATGCAGGGCCTTGAAACTTTAGGTTTAAGAATCGAAAGACATGCTTCAAATGCAATGGCTGTAGCAGAACACCTTGAAGCTCATCCTAAAGTGGCATGGGTAACCTATTCCGGTCTGGAATCATCTCCAAACCATGAAGTGGCTAAAAAATACGCTGAAAAAGGTTATGGGGGAATTGTTTCATTTGGTCTTAAAGCAGGTTATGACGGTGCGCTGAAATTCATCGAAAACGTTGAACTGATTTCATTTTTAGCAAATATCGGAGATGCAAAATCTCTTGTAACTCATCCTGCATCAACTACACATTCTCAACTTACTGAAGAGCAGCAATTGTCAACCGGTGTTACACCTGATTTAATCAGGTTTTCAGTTGGAATTGAGGATATTGAAGACATTTTAGCCGATGTTGATCAGGCTTTGGATAAAATTTAATTATTTTATCCTCTTTTTTTTAACTAAAGTTTTCACTTTATTTGAATTATATATTATTCGCTCCATATTTTTATTTATAAAAACTTTGGAGGAGTAATTATTTTTAAAAAAATTCTTTTCATATTGCTGATTTTAATTTGTGCTGTTTCAGCTGTCAGTGCTGAAGATTTAAATGATACTGTAATATCTGATGATAAGACAAGAGACATTAGCATTGAACCCGTTACAGTTGGAGGACCATGTGATTATGTGGGAGAAACAAATCTTTCACAGTCCAATTCAAGCGTAATAGTTCTTGATAAAATTCCTGCAGACATTCAGATTAAGGAATCCGGACAGTATTTTGGAGATAAGAAAGTGACAGTTAAGGTCATGAACTATTTCAATGATACGCTCTATCCTGTTCCTGTAACCCTTAAGTTTTCCAACGGAAAATCAGTCTGTGTAATTACTGATTCGAAAGGCAAGGCAACTTATAATTTGCCTTTCAACCCAGGCAAATACAGCGTCAAGGCAAGCATTGATTCAAACTATCTTGATGTAAAAAAATCAACATTGAAAAATATCGTAATTAAAAAGGCAGATGCCAAAATATCCGTAAAAAAGCTTAAAACTTCATATGGCGCCAGCAAATACCTGGAAATTAAAGTGACCAACACTAAAACCAAAAAGGGCATTGTCGGAGTAAAACTGCTTTTAAAGGTTTATACTGCAAACAAATTCAAAAAAGTCTATCTGACTACAAACTCAAGGGGCATTGCAAAATATAATGCCAAAAACTTGGATATCGGACTTCATAAAGTTAAGGTAAGTGAAGTTTCTGCCGGTGTAAATGCTAAGGCTAAAACCGCTCAGATTGAAGTAAAAAAAGCTTCAACTACATTTCTTGATGAAGTTGATGCTGTTTACATCAAAAAAGCAAAAACATATAATATTGCACTTTTCAACAAAAACAATGAAAAAGTAATCAAGGGCATAAAACTCAATGTAAAAATCTATGAT is a genomic window containing:
- the argH gene encoding argininosuccinate lyase, with product MDNIRNGRFKTGMTDEAAEYTSSLEADMLLFEADIKTNFAHTSMLKHEGIIDEEIADNILCALDNLKEEGYEALVFDPSVEDVHMAIENYVTSKIGPQAGFMHTAKSRNDQVACDVRLVLRGMIEEMQIGILEFIEGLVEMAGEHLEDIFIGFTHLQHAQPITIAHHLMAHVQALKRDYERLEDTYKRVNINPLGSAAMATTSFPINRQLTTDLLGFDSYMENSMDGVSARDFITETVFDLVSLSSTLAKICEELVLWSTYEFGVIDMADEYSSTSSIMPQKKNPDVAELARGKTSIATGELITILTILKAIPYTYNRDLQEITPHLWNAVKVTRETLSIVTKMLLSVEFKVDRCAELAGKNFATATDLADIMVREKQIPFRTAHKIVGRIVNEATSNDMAEEDITSKFIDDIAVELGFDELNLADELIQKALNPAENVRIRAVPGGPAPEMVEIARSKIKVFLNEEFEKKGI
- a CDS encoding ATPase is translated as MYTKEFILDEVNRIREDIGHDKVNIFIEEIYFKNNELWIITEDRPDKSAIIGKGGWVVGKLREKLGLESIHVESYGDFLNKNYKLKLSGKTIDNLDLNLTGLENLRKVIDNKLENIYSFNFENYFNENIFDESPDTEAVVALSGGVDSSFSLILAKKLGFNPVAVTVDPGTIILPNQFKKNIQTLIDSLDVEHEYISSDYSDVIQESFTGKLHPCGRCSKNTGELVKRYAKDKEIPIIIFGDMLATGSQCINLQDDSLYRLNLPASLSVGKQEIKSLIKNYDLKTFKGFGCPLLYEVHRKFPHMKKFSIQRILRETRSGALEPGEALDLIWSFYKTK
- a CDS encoding MarR family winged helix-turn-helix transcriptional regulator; protein product: MTLPEQFQKENTENIFIYHYVEEMIANYGRYIKEILDETEITRAEIPFLIRVRFSEKTTQKELVELFKVSEGYTAKLLRKFEDLGYITRHENPDNRRQKIVELTDKGVEKTDELIKIINDWEIKVTSNMTKEEVKLLKSLLFKVVVS
- a CDS encoding MFS transporter; the protein is MKNENLIIYIMMLGTFGVLSTEMGVVGILPQIAEYFSVDITQAGLFVSLFALTIAVCGIFMPLVFSKFDRKKSFILVLAVFTVFSTVGAFVSDFNIALICRIIPAIFHPIYCGLALTVAAEIVEPEKAQDAVSKVIMGVSAGMIVGVPITTFVATNFGYQFSMLWFALVTFIALIATVIFFPALPGKEQSYGNQVKVATTGVFIISVLGVIFLNGGMYTAYSYISEFLNSLTNIIGTELSLVLFIYGVASIVGNWLGAKLLNSKTKTTVLTFPIIFSILMVGVFMLSGVKIPIIILMIFWGLLAGIGNDIAQYWMVSAAPDAPEFANGIFLSMGNVGVTLGTTIAGAVVAGMGVQYVMLAAIAVMIIDLILIFIRTNRYTIEG
- a CDS encoding SDR family oxidoreductase: MNFDLNDNKEVVVLLGAGDMGLAIIKRISAGKKILLADINEEKLKTLKHDMIYSGYDVETQLTDAMDRDSIKALAEKAASLGPVMYFIDTAGASPNQAAPEHIINLDLIGTSYALDEFGKVMARGGSGLIISSMTGYMPSPLTKEDERLLRVTPTDELKDLDCLSEEVIVNSGVAYVVSKRANHLRVQYASADSWAERGARINTISPGIIVTPLAYDEFEANGEGYQAMIDVCGAKRVGTSDEIAYAAEFLLSEKAGFITGMDLLIDGGTIAAINSGKMDIQIQ
- a CDS encoding aldo/keto reductase, giving the protein MEYRELGNTGIKVSEIAFGAEFLVERPYEDTEELIKACEANGINFVDCWMSEPDVRSHLGRAIKPNRENWVIQGHIGATWQNNQYVRTREMDKVIPAFEDFMERFQIDTLDFGMIHYVDQMEDYDEIMNGPFIEYVRKLKEEGTIAHIGLSTHNPDIGILAAENPEIELLMFSINPAYDMFGSMPDIEEYRKDDAYDESFFGLNPQRAEIYELCEKNGTAITVMKGFAGGNLLSDETSPFGVALTPVQCIHYCLEQKGVSSIFVGVKTVEELEESLKYCDAGEAEKDYAEVLKNAPKHSFEGQCTYCGHCAPCTSEIDIAMVNKLYDLAKNKDEVPASVQEHYNNLKFNATECIACGDCEPRCPFNVRIVDVMLDAQDLFGF
- a CDS encoding transposase, translated to MYAKINYSPYYYLNSRHLNLLDFGLELGGKTQEEKLFKIGQNQNRLLNFVELTFNYARWIFPRYSCDYSNHFYNQHQLFTILALKTYLKTTYREIIEILDVSDKITKYLKLNKLPHYTTIQKFFVRMSDTKLKDLNNLLLFIHPIDCELVAMDGTGHTSDYADHYYAKIRGKCRKSYIKNHIAIDVDTRMILNYTANRGPKYDTQFAIASIRQLKPYKPHYILADRAYDTEAIRKCINEEVGAFDQIPLKTRAKTGHYRLNSSTIFWHDVYARRMNVESVISVIKRRFNGGNYSRSTKLQNKETKLKDVLYNVYRAIQVF
- a CDS encoding O-acetylhomoserine aminocarboxypropyltransferase/cysteine synthase family protein, encoding MAYEFKNKKNISTIGVHAGQEEVDETGSRVTPIYQTTSYVFDSPEQAANRFALTEAGNIYTRLNNPTTEAFEKRMAAIEGGSAAYATASGMAAIFYAIINLTCVGDNIVSADNLYGGTYELFENTLEELGRSVTFVDSQSPELFEEAINDKTKAIYVESIGNPKLDIPDFDRLAEIAHSHGIPLIADNTVGIGSVRPFDHGADIIASSATKYIGGHGTTLGGIVIEKGDFDWTGGKFPTLSEPDDTYNGLIFAETFGEAAFTTRLRTVVGRDTGAVPSPFNSFLLMQGLETLGLRIERHASNAMAVAEHLEAHPKVAWVTYSGLESSPNHEVAKKYAEKGYGGIVSFGLKAGYDGALKFIENVELISFLANIGDAKSLVTHPASTTHSQLTEEQQLSTGVTPDLIRFSVGIEDIEDILADVDQALDKI